Proteins encoded in a region of the Novibacillus thermophilus genome:
- a CDS encoding lipoate--protein ligase family protein — protein MSKPVWRLVNTGSLDGAMNMAVDEAILNAHTEGNVPPTIRFYAWNIPTLSIGYFQRVEREVDLHRVREKGVGFVRRATGGRAVLHDKELTYSIIVSETYPGIPQTVTESYRLFSQGLLEGFRALGLEADLVSLDKESSKEKAESAACFDSPSWYELVVEGRKVAGSAQTRQRGTILQHGSILLDMDVELLFSLLKFRSERAKQRLKQAFSGKAVAINELTASPVTWEKAVEAFTTGFSKGMDIELQPEPLTPEEHAMAAELAATKYGTEEWNMKR, from the coding sequence ATGTCGAAACCTGTATGGAGACTCGTAAACACCGGTTCACTGGACGGGGCGATGAACATGGCTGTGGATGAAGCGATCCTGAACGCCCACACCGAAGGAAACGTCCCGCCGACGATCCGCTTTTACGCCTGGAACATCCCGACTTTATCCATCGGTTACTTCCAGCGCGTCGAACGAGAGGTCGATCTCCACCGAGTGCGGGAAAAAGGCGTCGGGTTCGTGAGGCGCGCTACTGGCGGACGTGCCGTTCTGCACGATAAGGAACTGACATACAGCATCATCGTATCTGAAACATACCCGGGCATTCCGCAAACGGTTACCGAATCGTACCGCCTGTTCAGCCAGGGACTGTTGGAAGGGTTCCGCGCTCTCGGTCTCGAGGCTGACCTCGTCTCACTGGACAAAGAGAGTAGCAAAGAGAAAGCCGAATCGGCTGCCTGTTTTGACTCTCCGTCCTGGTACGAACTCGTCGTCGAAGGCCGCAAAGTCGCCGGCAGCGCCCAAACCCGCCAGCGGGGGACCATCCTACAGCACGGCTCCATCCTGCTGGACATGGACGTAGAATTGCTGTTCAGCTTGCTGAAATTCCGCTCCGAACGGGCGAAGCAACGGCTGAAGCAGGCCTTTAGCGGAAAGGCCGTGGCCATCAATGAACTGACGGCGTCACCCGTGACGTGGGAGAAGGCCGTCGAGGCGTTTACGACAGGGTTTTCAAAGGGAATGGACATTGAACTCCAACCCGAACCTTTGACACCGGAGGAACACGCCATGGCAGCCGAACTGGCAGCGACCAAGTACGGAACAGAAGAGTGGAATATGAAGAGGTAG